In Raphanus sativus cultivar WK10039 unplaced genomic scaffold, ASM80110v3 Scaffold0881, whole genome shotgun sequence, a genomic segment contains:
- the LOC108833351 gene encoding uncharacterized protein LOC108833351: MASWKKTIATPFKKAATLFNQPQQSPRKGCGGGKMDAKAREEHERRMVRELQGEVMACGYDDVLVMWSILDKSNSSNNLTS, from the coding sequence atggcatCATGGAAGAAAACAATAGCAACACCATTCAAAAAGGCTGCAACACTCTTCAACCAACCGCAGCAATCGCCAAGAAAGGGTTGCGGCGGTGGGAAAATGGATGCCAAAGCTAGGGAAGAGCACGAGAGGAGGATGGTAAGAGAGCTTCAAGGAGAAGTCATGGCTTGTGGATACGATGATGTTCTCGTAATGTGGTCTATTCTCGACAAATCTAACTCCTCCAATAACCTCACTTCTTAA
- the LOC108836147 gene encoding auxin-responsive protein IAA31-like, with product MEICNSYSSSSVDSTNPSPSESSVNLSLSLTFPSTSPQRARKQDWPPIKPRLRDTLKGRRRLLQRDYDTCLFVKVYMEGVPIGRKLDLSTFSGYESLLENLSHMFNTSIICGNHRDRKHHVLTYQDTDGDWMMVGDIPWEMFLETVRRLKITKPERC from the exons ATGGAGATTTGTAACTCTTATTCCTCATCCTCTGTCGACAGTACAAACCCCTCACCATCTGAATCTTCTGTTAATCTCTCCCTTAGCCTCACCTTTCCTTCTACTTCTCCACAAAG AGCGAGAAAACAAGATTGGCCGCCGATAAAACCTCGTTTAAGAGATACACTAAAGGGTCGTCGTCGTCTACTTCAACGCGATTACGACACATGTCTCTTTGTTAAGGTTTATATGGAAGGTGTTCCCATAGGGAGAAAGCTCGATCTTTCCACATTCTCAGGCTACGAGAGTCTATTAGAAAATCTGTCTCACATGTTCAATACTTCAATTATCT GCGGTAATCATCGAGATAGAAAACACCATGTTTTGACATATCAAGACACAGATGGAGATTGGATGATGGTCGGAGATATTCCATGGGA AATGTTTCTTGAAACCGTGAGAAGACTGAAGATCACGAAACCAGAGAGGTGTTGA